From the Montipora capricornis isolate CH-2021 chromosome 2, ASM3666992v2, whole genome shotgun sequence genome, one window contains:
- the LOC138037789 gene encoding putative uncharacterized protein DDB_G0274435 gives MDDTTGTSGNYSMKWSEEHDLMLCREVLVIEPFKYPKQSRERGEIWGEIAQNLNGLSSPKFTVRTRSVRDRLTLLLKKYKEKMRNEEQGSGMKCDEETELEMALSEIIEKEQAADLERKENTNTLTKKNETDKASAEESRLKALERLGQTKKRNADSCDEVIKPKSKRSTTEAVQILKEKFENEKEFRKEEMELKKKEQENKAAQHQILIDQQRQNQQQYQDVMKMMGEQQQRQEQQLQNFQMLFLQQQQQQSQMLMSLLEKVMPKSS, from the exons ATGGATGATACAACAGGAACATCAGG AAATTATTCCATGAAGTGGTCAGAAGAACATGATCTCATGCTGTGCAGAGAAGTTCTCGTCATAGAACCATTCAAGTACCCAAAGCAAAGCAGAGAGAGAGGAGAAATCTGGGGAGAAATTGCACAAAACTTAAATGGGCTCAGTTCACCGAAATTCACGGTAAGAACACGGTCTGTTAGGGACAGGCTCACTCTTTTGCTGAAGAAGTACAAAGAAAAGATGAGAAATGAAGAGCAGGGTTCTGGCATGAAATGTGATGAGGAAACAGAATTGGAGATGGCATTGTCTGAAATCATAGAAAAAGAACAGGCAGCTGAtttagaaaggaaagaaaacacaaacacTCTTACCAAGAAGAATGAAACTGACAAGGCATCAGCTGAAGAAAGTAGGTTAAAGGCCTTGGAGCGCCTGGGTCAAACTAAAAAGAGGAATGCTGATTCATGTGATGAAGTTATCAAaccaaaaagcaaaagaagtaCCACTGAAGctgtgcaaattttaaaagaaaaatttgagAATGAGAAGGAATTCCGGAAGGAGGAAATGGAATTaaagaagaaagagcaagaaaaTAAAGCAGCTCAGCATCAAATACTGATAGATCAGCAGAGACAAAACCAGCAACAGTACCAAGATGTAATGAAGATGATGGGTGAACAGCAGCAGAGGCAGGAACAGCAGCTACAAAACTTTCAAATGCTTTTCctgcagcagcaacaacaacagagtcAAATGTTGATGAGTTTGCTTGAAAAAGTGATGCCCAAATCCTCATAA